A single region of the Drosophila takahashii strain IR98-3 E-12201 chromosome 2R, DtakHiC1v2, whole genome shotgun sequence genome encodes:
- the LOC138912144 gene encoding uncharacterized protein, with protein MVRLPFKDEPSLLGSSYDTAKRRFLALERSLNRKPEVKAKYIEFMQEFEALGHMSLVKVSAEDRRYQYIIWRNSQSEPLRTLELNTVTYGTAAAPYLAIRSMAYLADQHIDNYKLGARAIKSSFYVNDFLGGADTEMELHQINEEVTAILKDGQFELAKWHSNHTSSLFDPLGLVAPIILVAKIILQELWLLKLHWDESVPQGIHTAWTSLLQSLTSLESVAIPRYCLQPATCSLEIQGFCDASIRAYCCCVYARTLGSDGLIKVQLITSKSRVAPTKKLSLPKLELCGAHLLSQLYWKIAGIFADREPTIYLWCDSQIVLHWNRQHSATLSTFVGNRISEIQESTADCHWRHVPTHCNPADLLTRGCTVADLQTSIWFQGPAFLRRDQHHWPKDNKEDIDMEVVQLETRKSAFVVRTVNNPLLSGIRKFSSYFRCLLVVAWMYRFSDRSRKGFLTQSLSPNPTELQRALHCIVWNIQTEHFHKETSLLHKGHPLRNNLNFLQSRKRRRRRRHLIPTLILVLITLIILATALVLVKNASGCYKEGRALLDSCSQANFISEEFAQKLRLPRNKRNMEIRSIGDTQTQIKHLTATTVKSRKNDFEFFHQYFSIVDVDDVIHKNLERL; from the exons ATGGTACGACTACCATTCAAGGACGAACCCAGTCTGCTCGGCTCCTCCTACGACACCGCTAAAAGAAGATTTCTCGCTCTCGAACGAAGCCTTAACCGTAAGCCTGAGGTCAAGGCCAAGTACATTGAGTTCATGCAGGAGTTCGAAGCCTTGGGCCACATGAGCTTG GTGAAGGTATCTGCAGAGGACCGGAGATACCAGTACATCATTTGGAGAAATTCGCAATCAGAGCCACTGCGCACCCTTGAACTGAATACGGTCACTTATGGCACTGCGGCCGCACCGTATTTAGCCATACGCAGCATGGCTTACCTTGCAGATCAACACATCGACAACTATAAGCTCGGAGCTAGAGCCATTAAATCATCGTTCTACGTTAATGACTTCCTTGGTGGAGCAGACACAGAAATGGAACTTCATCAAATTAACGAGGAAGTCACAGCTATCCTAAAAGACGGCCAATTTGAACTCGCTAAATGGCATTCAAATCACA CGTCCTCGCTGTTCGACCCATTGGGATTAGTAGCACCAATTATATTAGTTGCCAAAATCATCCTTCAAGAACTGTGGTTATTAAAACTGCACTGGGATGAGTCCGTTCCGCAAGGCATCCATACCGCTTGGACATCGCTCCTTCAATCGCTCACGTCTTTAGAATCTGTAGCCATCCCACGATACTGTCTCCAACCGGCGACATGCTCTCTGGAGATACAAGGATTCTGCGACGCATCTATCAGGGCGTACTGCTGCTGCGTCTACGCTCGGACACTTGGATCAGATGGTCTCATCAAAGTCCAACTCATAACATCCAAGTCCAGAGTTGCTCCAACCAAGAAACTTTCGCTGCCTAAGTTGGAACTCTGTGGGGCACATCTGCTCTCACAACTCTATTGGAAAATCGCAGGAATCTTCGCGGACAGAGAGCCAACCATATACTTGTGGTGTGACTCCCAAATCGTCCTACACTGGAATCGCCAGCACTCAGCCACGTTGTCAACCTTCGTCGGCAATCGAATTTCGGAAATTCAGGAATCAACAGCAGATTGTCATTGGAGACACGTTCCAACACACTGCAACCCGGCAGATCTACTCACCAGAGGCTGTACAGTTGCTGATCTGCAAACCTCGATATGGTTTCAGGGACCTGCATTTTTACGGAGAGATCAGCATCATTGGCCAAAGGACAATAAGGAAGACATCGACATGGAGGTTGTGCAACTGGAGACAAGGAAATCAGCCTTCGTCGTACGCACCGTCAATAACCCACTGCTCTCAGGAATTCGTAAATTCAGCTCGTATTTTCGCTGTCTTCTTGTTGTTGCCTGGATGTACAGATTTTCGGATCGCAGCCGTAAAGGGTTCCTGACTCAGTCGCTATCGCCGAACCCCACAGAGTTGCAGCGGGCATTACACTGCATCGTGTGGAACATCCAAACCGAGCACTTTCATAAAGAAACATCGTTGCTGCACAAGGGCCATCCTCTTCGTAATAACCTAAATTT CCTTCAGAGTCGGAAAAGGCGCCGTAGGCGGCGACATCTCATACCCACACTGATACTAGTTCTGATCACACTGATCATACTCGCCACGGCATTAGTATTGGTAAAGAACGCATCTGGATGCTACAAGGAAGGACGAGCCCTACTGGATTCCTGTTCCCAGGCGAACTTCATTTCGGAAGAGTTCGCCCAGAAGCTGCGATTGCCTCGGAACAAACGCAACATGGAGATTCGCAGCATCGGGGACACACAAACGCAAATTAAGCATCTTACAGCTACCACAGTTAAAtctcgaaaaaatgattttgagtttttccatcaatatttttcaatcgtAGATGTGGACGACGTCATTCACAAAAACTTGGAGCGCTTATGA
- the LOC138912146 gene encoding uncharacterized protein codes for MPKATSTAVIRFLQEGIFTQFGVPETIHTDNGRQFISKEFENMLQEYGITHMKNQSVLAAIRVNIQDDHTRWDEHLSDIQASLRSSVHKSTETSPNFAMFGQHMFTNGKDYSLARKLNALNEAEIAQLPRSERQQLYREKIKERIHQAYEKAAKNYNLKAREIRY; via the coding sequence ATGCCAAAAGCCACATCCACAGCTGTAATTCGATTCCTGCAAGAAGGCATATTCACCCAATTTGGAGTTCCAGAAACAATACACACAGACAACGGAAGACAGTTTATCTCCAAGGAATTTGAGAATATGTTGCAAGAATACGGGATTACGCACATGAAAAACCAGTCGGTTTTGGCAGCAATTCGAGTGAACATCCAGGACGACCACACACGCTGGGATGAACACCTTTCGGACATACAAGCGTCGCTGAGGTCATCCGTCCATAAAAGCACCGAAACTTCTCCAAACTTTGCCATGTTCGGACAGCATATGTTTACGAATGGGAAAGATTACTCGCTGGCTCGCAAGCTGAATGCTCTCAATGAAGCCGAGATAGCCCAATTGCCCAGATCCGAACGACAACAGCTGTACCGggagaaaataaaggaaaggaTACATCAGGCCTACGAGAAAGCAGCGAAGAACTACAATTTAAAGGCCCGAGAAATTCGATACTGA
- the LOC138912145 gene encoding uncharacterized protein: MVRLPFKDEPSLLGSSYDTAKRRFLALERSLNRKPEVKAKYIEFMQEFEALGHMSLVKVSAEDRRYQYIIWRNSQSEPLRTLELNTVTYGTAAAPYLAIRSMAYLADQHIDNYKLGARAIKSSFYVNDFLDQHIDNYKLGARAIKSSFYVNDFLGGADTEMELHQINEEVTAILKDGQFELAKWHSNHTSSLFDPLGLVAPIILVAKIILQELWLLKLHWDESVPQGIHTAWTSLLQSLTSLESVAIPRYCLQPATCSLEIQGFCDASIRAYCCCVYARTLGSDGLIKVQLITSKSRVAPTKKLSLPKLELCGAHLLSQLYWKIAGIFADREPTIYLWCDSQIVLHWNRQHSATLSTFVGNRISEIQESTADCHWRHVPTHCNPADLLTRGCTVADLQTSIWFQGPAFLRRDQHHWPKDNKEDIDMEVVQLETRKSAFVVRTVNNPLLSGIRKFSSYFRCLLVVAWMYRFSDRSRKGFLTQSLSPNPTELQRALHCIVWNIQTEHFHKETSLLHKGHPLRNNLNL, translated from the exons ATGGTACGACTACCATTCAAGGACGAACCCAGTCTGCTCGGCTCCTCCTACGACACCGCTAAAAGAAGATTTCTCGCTCTCGAACGAAGCCTTAACCGTAAGCCTGAGGTCAAGGCCAAGTACATTGAGTTCATGCAGGAGTTCGAAGCCTTGGGCCACATGAGCTTG GTGAAGGTATCTGCAGAGGACCGGAGATACCAGTACATCATTTGGAGAAATTCGCAATCAGAGCCACTGCGCACCCTTGAACTGAATACGGTCACTTATGGCACTGCGGCCGCACCGTATTTAGCCATACGCAGCATGGCTTACCTTGCAGATCAACACATCGACAACTATAAGCTCGGAGCTAGAGCCATTAAATCATCGTTCTACGTTAATGACTTCCTTG ATCAACACATCGACAACTATAAGCTCGGAGCTAGAGCCATTAAATCATCGTTCTACGTTAATGACTTCCTTGGTGGAGCAGACACAGAAATGGAACTTCATCAAATTAACGAGGAAGTCACAGCTATCCTAAAAGACGGCCAATTTGAACTCGCTAAATGGCATTCAAATCACA CGTCCTCGCTGTTCGACCCATTGGGATTAGTAGCACCAATTATATTAGTTGCCAAAATCATCCTTCAAGAACTGTGGTTATTAAAACTGCACTGGGATGAGTCCGTTCCGCAAGGCATCCATACCGCTTGGACATCGCTCCTTCAATCGCTCACGTCTTTAGAATCTGTAGCCATCCCACGATACTGTCTCCAACCGGCGACATGCTCTCTGGAGATACAAGGATTCTGCGACGCATCTATCAGGGCGTACTGCTGCTGCGTCTACGCTCGGACACTTGGATCAGATGGTCTCATCAAAGTCCAACTCATAACATCCAAGTCCAGAGTTGCTCCAACCAAGAAACTTTCGCTGCCTAAGTTGGAACTCTGTGGGGCACATCTGCTCTCACAACTCTATTGGAAAATCGCAGGAATCTTCGCGGACAGAGAGCCAACCATATACTTGTGGTGTGACTCCCAAATCGTCCTACACTGGAATCGCCAGCACTCAGCCACGTTGTCAACCTTCGTCGGCAATCGAATTTCGGAAATTCAGGAATCAACAGCAGATTGTCATTGGAGACACGTTCCAACACACTGCAACCCGGCAGATCTACTCACCAGAGGCTGTACAGTTGCTGATCTGCAAACCTCGATATGGTTTCAGGGACCTGCATTTTTACGGAGAGATCAGCATCATTGGCCAAAGGACAATAAGGAAGACATCGACATGGAGGTTGTGCAACTGGAGACAAGGAAATCAGCCTTCGTCGTACGCACCGTCAATAACCCACTGCTCTCAGGAATTCGTAAATTCAGCTCGTATTTTCGCTGTCTTCTTGTTGTTGCCTGGATGTACAGATTTTCGGATCGCAGCCGTAAAGGGTTCCTGACTCAGTCGCTATCGCCGAACCCCACAGAGTTGCAGCGGGCATTACACTGCATCGTGTGGAACATCCAAACCGAGCACTTTCATAAAGAAACATCGTTGCTGCACAAGGGCCATCCTCTTCGTAATAACCTAAATTTGTAA